The following proteins are encoded in a genomic region of Mesoaciditoga lauensis cd-1655R = DSM 25116:
- a CDS encoding PD-(D/E)XK nuclease family protein: MKKGVEFEAKIGIFSKIADFIRPLYEKDPLNFLFIGPTGFYVKQVADTLALKISKTINRDAFMVINQWATETLKKFNPTALTFDRNFFEVFISREIELISKEVRRNGEDERYVNFLKTISHSNSSLSYVLEIFEKTWELLYEEKYSYGMYKVVDDIMNGDSYTKHLIIELVERSRKIFEDRQNVYDPLSVYKWYIEELPKIQPGKLGKTLVVSGFFDLTPTIEKMLSVMFNQFEDIYALLWERIDDPSFEQLDKVNGFFMENGFDIPKKKKKASPYPENVEILKFKDHFQENSVITKMVKKLLIAGENPDSIALIAPNRQIMDALAENLKEMEVPYRFKDDVPLSESKVVKILLQPLKTVVSRDVEDILAMIEAGYGGQTPLTMDEVEELFISLEFMNDYEDPNTRKERWISKIDEQIRALEEVSAEEDVRERAKEQIESLFNLKIVLQNTFETLEEVEKKKRSKNLGWYRKLLQKYIHEKHIVNEETLQKYSNESSVAKELNALVKFEEVLLKVEDSISNAYKKVSFSMFYKIVTNIINVERFHASERYSNTVEIMDVGNARFVEKKHKFFVSFTDSHYPSLKINPLLMQATENMDFLVKSQEHIEKGDLLLSMLMADKVYISYPISDIEGKPILPSFYVNEISQGKEERDFTTAKRDLIPSDPEEVYSKSERKIYEIVNSPVEVNGRKFSWKATKTNIGVISHNKLMNYVDCPFKYYLKFVADVKGKFDYNRFNDGLIKHRVLKEVYETGKSFTISLNEIKDLVEKNWDGIYLNGLYTYKMPKEVEVDRISEELKGFLDFRKNNGCFKMGKEIILRKHTLGTEKTFKTRVSINGKTYEMEARIDRIDEVKDNFFIETTYEKDKLKATPVPTDKKAYMIVDYKSSLSSSKEEQLLFYDFVLRNLDKWKSEDMYMVFFELKPVKTSKKESDEKAYKTKFIKRQDPEYVTKTNKWERYKVSDFEKWLLNVLDSMENSNFVPIAVERKIDGFLKPNRQKCTGHTYSCEYVEICSLLKRLKDFTLVK; the protein is encoded by the coding sequence ATGAAAAAAGGCGTGGAATTTGAGGCGAAAATCGGGATATTTTCAAAGATAGCGGATTTCATAAGGCCTTTGTACGAAAAAGATCCGTTGAACTTCCTTTTCATAGGGCCAACTGGTTTTTACGTTAAACAGGTGGCGGATACGCTGGCTCTGAAAATTTCAAAAACCATCAACAGGGACGCTTTCATGGTTATAAACCAGTGGGCGACCGAAACGCTGAAAAAGTTCAATCCAACGGCTTTAACCTTCGATAGGAATTTCTTTGAGGTATTCATCTCACGTGAAATTGAGTTGATCTCAAAAGAAGTGCGAAGAAATGGCGAAGACGAAAGATACGTGAATTTCCTCAAAACCATATCTCACTCTAACAGCTCTCTTTCGTACGTGCTGGAAATATTCGAAAAAACCTGGGAACTTCTTTATGAAGAGAAATACTCTTACGGCATGTACAAAGTGGTTGACGATATCATGAACGGCGATTCTTACACAAAGCACCTCATCATAGAGCTGGTGGAAAGATCCAGAAAAATATTCGAAGATAGGCAGAATGTTTACGATCCGCTTAGCGTGTACAAGTGGTACATAGAAGAACTGCCGAAAATCCAGCCTGGCAAGCTTGGAAAAACGTTGGTGGTAAGCGGCTTCTTCGATCTCACACCTACCATCGAAAAAATGCTGTCCGTGATGTTCAACCAATTTGAAGATATCTACGCGTTGCTGTGGGAAAGAATCGACGATCCATCCTTTGAGCAGCTGGATAAAGTGAACGGCTTTTTCATGGAAAACGGCTTTGATATTCCAAAGAAAAAGAAGAAGGCAAGTCCATACCCTGAAAACGTGGAAATATTGAAGTTTAAGGATCATTTTCAAGAGAATTCCGTCATCACAAAGATGGTGAAGAAACTCTTGATAGCTGGTGAAAATCCTGATAGCATAGCTTTAATAGCTCCAAACAGGCAAATCATGGATGCGCTAGCCGAAAATTTGAAAGAGATGGAAGTTCCATATAGATTCAAGGATGATGTCCCTCTTAGCGAAAGCAAAGTGGTGAAAATACTCTTGCAGCCTTTGAAAACGGTGGTAAGCAGGGATGTTGAAGACATATTGGCGATGATCGAAGCTGGTTACGGTGGGCAAACTCCCCTTACCATGGATGAAGTGGAAGAGCTCTTCATCTCACTTGAATTCATGAACGATTACGAAGATCCAAATACGAGAAAAGAAAGATGGATTTCAAAAATAGACGAACAGATAAGAGCGCTTGAAGAGGTGTCAGCTGAAGAAGACGTGCGTGAAAGAGCGAAAGAACAAATAGAATCCCTCTTCAATTTGAAAATCGTTCTCCAAAATACCTTCGAAACTTTGGAAGAAGTTGAAAAGAAAAAGAGATCGAAAAACTTAGGATGGTACAGGAAACTGCTTCAAAAGTACATACACGAAAAACACATTGTGAATGAAGAAACGCTTCAAAAATATTCAAATGAAAGCAGCGTTGCAAAAGAATTGAACGCCCTTGTAAAGTTCGAAGAAGTACTTTTGAAAGTCGAAGACAGCATTTCAAACGCGTATAAAAAAGTGAGCTTCTCCATGTTTTACAAGATAGTCACGAACATCATAAACGTGGAAAGGTTTCACGCAAGCGAGCGTTACTCAAACACGGTTGAAATCATGGATGTGGGAAACGCGAGGTTTGTAGAAAAGAAGCATAAATTTTTTGTTTCCTTCACAGATTCTCATTATCCATCCCTAAAGATAAACCCTCTGCTCATGCAGGCAACGGAAAACATGGACTTTTTGGTTAAGAGCCAAGAGCACATCGAAAAGGGAGACTTGCTTCTTTCCATGCTTATGGCGGACAAAGTTTACATCTCTTATCCAATTTCAGATATAGAAGGCAAACCGATTTTGCCTTCGTTCTACGTCAACGAAATATCTCAAGGAAAAGAAGAAAGGGATTTCACGACCGCTAAGAGAGACCTTATACCATCAGACCCGGAAGAAGTATATTCAAAAAGCGAGCGGAAAATATACGAGATAGTCAATTCCCCTGTTGAAGTAAATGGAAGAAAATTCTCATGGAAAGCCACCAAAACCAACATTGGGGTAATCAGCCATAACAAGCTTATGAATTACGTGGATTGTCCATTCAAGTATTATTTGAAGTTTGTGGCGGATGTTAAAGGAAAGTTCGATTACAACCGCTTCAACGATGGACTCATAAAGCATAGGGTTTTAAAAGAAGTGTATGAAACGGGTAAGTCTTTCACGATCTCTTTGAATGAAATCAAAGACCTTGTGGAAAAAAACTGGGATGGAATATATCTCAACGGTCTTTACACCTACAAAATGCCGAAAGAGGTGGAAGTGGATAGAATAAGCGAAGAACTCAAAGGCTTTCTTGATTTCAGAAAAAACAACGGCTGTTTTAAAATGGGCAAAGAGATCATCTTAAGAAAACACACTCTTGGAACGGAAAAAACTTTTAAAACGCGCGTATCCATAAACGGCAAGACGTACGAAATGGAGGCAAGGATAGACAGAATAGATGAGGTAAAAGATAATTTCTTCATTGAGACGACTTATGAAAAAGATAAATTGAAAGCAACGCCAGTTCCAACAGATAAAAAAGCTTACATGATCGTAGATTACAAAAGCTCTTTGAGTTCTTCAAAAGAAGAGCAACTTCTCTTCTACGATTTTGTGTTGCGGAATTTGGATAAATGGAAAAGTGAAGACATGTACATGGTGTTCTTTGAATTAAAACCGGTTAAAACGAGTAAAAAAGAAAGCGATGAAAAAGCGTATAAAACAAAATTCATAAAGAGACAAGACCCTGAATATGTAACTAAGACAAACAAGTGGGAACGATATAAGGTTTCAGATTTTGAAAAATGGCTCCTTAACGTGTTAGATTCCATGGAAAACTCCAACTTTGTTCCAATAGCCGTTGAAAGAAAAATAGACGGTTTCTTAAAGCCGAACCGTCAAAAATGCACAGGCCACACTTACAGTTGTGAGTACGTGGAAATTTGTTCTTTGCTGAAAAGATTGAAAGACTTCACCCTTGTGAAATAA
- a CDS encoding HAD family hydrolase, with translation MENTKKAVLFDLDGTLLLSDEKEFYTAYFGALGNFCKELMNPYKLVEKIQKIMKEIIMEDGKLTNYERFLNHLTLEVGSDMAKKLEDRFNAFYLTDFNKLKSLTLPNEPLINWMKGLKTKKALATNPIFPKIAIVKRMNWVGLKENEFDLITVMEDFHYLKPRGEYYLEISQKLGVDPHECLMIGNDDMLDGSCTKVGMEFKHVDEMKEELEGISNGKDNDA, from the coding sequence ATGGAAAATACGAAAAAAGCGGTTTTGTTCGATCTCGATGGAACGCTGTTGCTCTCAGATGAAAAAGAATTTTACACTGCCTATTTTGGAGCGTTAGGTAATTTTTGTAAGGAACTCATGAATCCTTACAAACTCGTGGAAAAGATCCAGAAGATCATGAAAGAGATAATCATGGAAGATGGAAAGCTAACCAATTACGAAAGATTTCTTAACCACTTAACGCTGGAAGTTGGGAGCGACATGGCGAAGAAATTAGAAGACAGATTCAACGCTTTTTATTTAACGGACTTCAATAAACTCAAATCTTTAACGCTTCCAAACGAGCCTCTTATAAATTGGATGAAAGGGCTGAAAACCAAAAAGGCTTTGGCAACCAATCCAATTTTCCCAAAAATCGCAATAGTGAAAAGAATGAATTGGGTGGGATTAAAGGAAAATGAATTCGATCTCATAACCGTTATGGAAGATTTTCACTATTTAAAGCCTCGTGGCGAATATTACCTTGAGATCTCACAAAAACTTGGTGTTGATCCTCATGAATGCCTCATGATAGGCAACGATGATATGTTAGATGGTTCGTGCACAAAAGTGGGGATGGAGTTCAAGCATGTGGACGAGATGAAAGAAGAGTTGGAGGGAATTTCTAATGGAAAGGACAACGATGCCTAA
- a CDS encoding putative zinc-binding protein — MERTTMPKIGLVVCGSNASNAGALTAAAALKIITRCKDVVILSLPSLANQIPRQIALAKKIEKLIVVDGCHNECAKKILEGLGIKYDAYLNLEYDLKIMKSGPFTTLDYSEDDLTKVEEAIYKLCN, encoded by the coding sequence ATGGAAAGGACAACGATGCCTAAAATAGGATTAGTGGTGTGTGGAAGTAATGCTTCAAACGCGGGTGCATTAACAGCGGCAGCCGCCTTAAAAATAATAACAAGATGCAAAGATGTCGTTATTTTATCACTGCCCTCACTGGCAAATCAAATACCAAGACAAATAGCTCTTGCCAAAAAAATAGAAAAATTAATTGTGGTTGATGGCTGTCATAATGAATGCGCCAAGAAAATACTTGAGGGTTTGGGAATAAAGTACGATGCTTACCTAAATCTCGAGTATGATTTGAAAATCATGAAGTCTGGACCATTTACAACTTTGGATTATTCAGAGGATGATCTTACCAAAGTAGAAGAGGCAATTTATAAATTGTGCAATTAG
- a CDS encoding type I restriction endonuclease: MNEDLLDLINEFQRKKQLHGLDEAATKQGVILRILKYLGWDPFNTDEIYPEYSVGGKRVDYSLRHKSKNKVFIEVKKIDEDLEKHQKQLLDYSFSEGVKLAVLTNGISWWFYLPLNEGSWEERKFYSIEIYDQESEDIVKKFEDFLSRENVISDKAVENAEKVYKNKKKRDLVEKALPKAWEKIITEPDDLLVELLAETAEKLCGYKPDNKIVENFLMNIDKTQVNVSEKVISFARPKNQKISSISSSSYTNQRITSFRFKGKKYPVNSWKNMLIKICEIMFTAHREQFDKVFNLRGRKKLYFTRNRNELREPKEIKGTGIYVETNFSANYIVKISKNVLSLFGYEENDLSIEVE; encoded by the coding sequence ATGAATGAGGACCTATTAGACTTGATAAATGAATTTCAAAGGAAGAAACAACTTCATGGATTAGACGAGGCTGCCACCAAGCAAGGTGTTATCTTACGGATTTTAAAATACTTAGGATGGGATCCATTTAACACCGACGAGATTTACCCAGAATATTCTGTTGGTGGCAAAAGGGTAGATTATTCACTTAGGCATAAAAGCAAGAACAAAGTTTTTATTGAAGTGAAAAAAATTGATGAAGATCTAGAAAAACATCAAAAGCAACTTTTAGACTATTCCTTCTCTGAAGGAGTGAAACTTGCAGTGTTAACTAATGGAATTAGCTGGTGGTTTTACTTACCATTAAACGAGGGAAGTTGGGAAGAAAGGAAATTTTATTCTATAGAAATATATGATCAAGAGAGTGAAGACATAGTAAAAAAATTTGAAGATTTTTTATCAAGGGAAAATGTAATTTCTGATAAAGCCGTTGAAAATGCTGAAAAAGTTTATAAAAATAAGAAAAAACGCGATTTGGTAGAAAAAGCCCTTCCCAAAGCATGGGAGAAAATAATAACGGAACCGGATGATCTCTTAGTGGAGCTTTTGGCTGAGACTGCAGAAAAATTGTGTGGTTATAAACCGGATAACAAAATAGTGGAAAACTTCTTAATGAATATTGACAAAACACAGGTGAACGTTTCTGAAAAAGTGATCTCTTTTGCAAGGCCAAAAAATCAAAAAATTTCTTCTATATCTTCTAGTAGTTATACAAATCAACGCATCACATCGTTCAGGTTTAAAGGTAAAAAATACCCTGTAAACTCATGGAAAAATATGTTGATCAAAATATGTGAGATTATGTTTACTGCTCATCGAGAACAATTTGATAAAGTTTTCAATTTAAGAGGGAGAAAAAAATTGTATTTTACGAGGAATCGTAACGAATTAAGGGAACCCAAAGAGATAAAAGGTACAGGTATCTATGTAGAGACAAATTTTAGTGCCAATTACATAGTCAAAATTTCAAAGAATGTTTTGTCTCTTTTTGGATATGAAGAAAACGACTTATCAATCGAAGTTGAATAA
- a CDS encoding type I restriction-modification system subunit M encodes MANNNTKKEPLEKQLWKAADKLRKNIDAAEYKHVVLGLIFLRYISDAFEDLYAKLKAGNGDYAGADPEDRDEYKAENVFFVPPEARWSYLQAKAKDPEIGKYVDKAMDAIEKENPSLKGVLPKVYARGNLDPTNLGGLIDLIGNISLDDAKERSGDILGHVFEYFLGEFALAEGKNAGQFYTPRSVVKLLVEMLEPYNGRVFDPCCGSGGMFVHSEKFVANHQGKVNDISIYGQESNQTTWRLCKMNLAIRGIDSSQVKWNNEGSFLNDAHKDLKADYVMANPPFNGHDWSGELLRKDARWKYGVPPTGNANYAWIQHFIYHLAPGGKAGFVLAKGALTTKTNGEYEIRKNIIEADIVDCIVNLPTKLFLNTQIPASLWFLKRNKTHRKGEILFIDARNMGHLINRRTREFSQEDIEKIARTYHNWSNPDGEYEDIKGFCKSATIEEVKKLDYVLTPGRYVGLLDEEDDFDFKERFTKLKAEFEKQLEEEAVLNKKILENLAKVVVDEQKQ; translated from the coding sequence ATGGCAAATAACAATACTAAAAAAGAACCTCTTGAAAAACAGCTCTGGAAGGCAGCTGATAAACTTAGAAAAAACATAGATGCAGCAGAATACAAGCATGTAGTTCTTGGATTGATCTTTCTTAGATATATTTCAGATGCATTTGAAGACTTATATGCCAAATTAAAAGCTGGAAATGGTGACTATGCAGGAGCTGACCCTGAAGATAGGGATGAATATAAGGCGGAAAATGTTTTTTTTGTTCCGCCGGAAGCCCGTTGGTCTTACCTGCAGGCTAAAGCAAAAGATCCTGAAATTGGCAAGTATGTTGACAAGGCAATGGATGCCATAGAAAAAGAAAATCCCTCGCTTAAGGGTGTTTTGCCAAAAGTTTATGCACGTGGAAATCTGGATCCAACCAATCTTGGTGGCTTGATAGATCTTATTGGAAATATCTCACTTGATGATGCAAAAGAAAGAAGCGGCGATATTCTTGGACACGTATTTGAGTATTTTCTAGGTGAATTTGCTCTCGCAGAAGGTAAGAATGCTGGCCAGTTCTACACGCCACGAAGCGTTGTTAAGTTATTGGTAGAAATGCTTGAACCTTATAACGGTAGAGTATTCGATCCGTGTTGTGGCTCCGGTGGAATGTTCGTTCATTCCGAAAAATTCGTTGCCAATCATCAAGGAAAAGTAAACGATATTTCCATTTACGGCCAAGAAAGCAATCAAACTACTTGGCGGCTCTGCAAAATGAACCTTGCCATAAGAGGAATTGATAGCTCACAGGTCAAGTGGAACAACGAGGGCTCGTTCCTAAATGACGCTCACAAAGATTTGAAAGCCGATTACGTAATGGCCAATCCTCCCTTTAATGGCCATGACTGGAGCGGCGAATTGCTCAGAAAAGATGCCAGATGGAAATACGGTGTGCCGCCCACTGGAAATGCCAACTACGCCTGGATACAGCATTTTATTTATCACCTTGCTCCCGGTGGAAAAGCCGGCTTTGTTTTGGCAAAGGGAGCTTTAACCACAAAAACAAACGGTGAATATGAAATAAGAAAAAATATTATCGAAGCAGATATAGTGGATTGTATAGTTAATCTACCTACAAAGCTTTTTTTAAATACACAAATCCCCGCATCACTTTGGTTTTTAAAACGCAACAAAACACATAGAAAAGGCGAAATTCTCTTTATCGATGCCAGAAACATGGGGCACCTTATCAATCGAAGAACTCGCGAATTTTCCCAAGAAGATATAGAAAAAATTGCACGGACGTACCACAATTGGAGCAACCCAGATGGAGAATACGAAGATATCAAAGGCTTTTGCAAATCCGCGACCATTGAAGAAGTAAAAAAACTTGATTACGTGTTAACCCCTGGACGGTATGTTGGTTTGCTAGATGAAGAAGATGATTTTGATTTCAAAGAGCGTTTCACCAAACTAAAAGCTGAGTTTGAAAAACAACTGGAAGAAGAAGCCGTTCTGAACAAGAAAATCTTAGAAAATCTGGCAAAGGTGGTTGTAGATGAGCAGAAACAATAA
- a CDS encoding restriction endonuclease subunit S — protein MSRNNNIPKGWKIYKFTDIAEIIGGGTPSKKNPDYWNGNIDWLTVTDFNTGRKYVRNAEQKITKLGLEKSSAKILKEGQIIISARGTVGVIAVLGKDMAFNQSNYGINAKEDITFNDFLYYLLKYKINELKQASYGAVFDTITKSTFENLQIELPPLPEQKAIASVLSSLDDKIDLLHRENKTLEAMAETLFRQWFIEEAKEDWKKKPLDEIANYLNGLACQKYPPKNKVDKLPVLKIKELKNGFTKYPDWATSNVSSEYIVQNGDVIFSWSGSLLVKIWDGERCVLNQHLFKVTSENYPKWFYYFWTKYHLENFITIAESKATTMGHIKRKDLSASMVVVPPCNVLEEMNKSMSPIINKIIINNRQIRTLEQLRDTLLPKLMSGKVRVKK, from the coding sequence ATGAGCAGAAACAATAACATACCAAAGGGCTGGAAAATATATAAATTTACTGATATTGCAGAAATAATTGGAGGCGGAACTCCTTCAAAAAAAAATCCAGATTATTGGAATGGAAATATTGATTGGTTGACAGTAACTGATTTTAACACAGGTAGAAAATATGTAAGAAATGCAGAACAGAAAATTACTAAATTGGGATTAGAAAAAAGTAGTGCTAAAATCTTGAAAGAGGGACAAATAATTATTTCTGCAAGAGGAACAGTTGGTGTAATTGCAGTGCTTGGTAAAGATATGGCTTTTAATCAATCAAATTATGGAATAAATGCTAAAGAAGATATCACATTTAATGATTTTCTTTATTATTTATTGAAATACAAAATAAATGAGTTGAAGCAAGCATCTTATGGAGCTGTATTTGATACAATTACAAAATCGACATTTGAAAATCTTCAAATCGAACTTCCCCCCCTCCCCGAGCAAAAAGCTATTGCCTCTGTCCTTTCATCTCTTGACGACAAAATAGACCTGCTGCACCGTGAAAATAAAACCCTGGAAGCAATGGCGGAAACACTTTTTAGGCAGTGGTTTATTGAAGAAGCAAAAGAAGATTGGAAAAAGAAGCCACTTGATGAAATCGCTAATTACTTAAATGGTCTGGCGTGCCAGAAATATCCACCCAAGAACAAAGTTGATAAATTACCCGTATTAAAAATAAAGGAACTAAAGAACGGTTTTACTAAATACCCAGATTGGGCGACTTCAAATGTTTCGTCAGAGTATATTGTACAGAACGGGGATGTTATTTTCTCTTGGTCTGGTAGTTTGCTGGTTAAAATTTGGGATGGTGAGAGATGTGTTTTGAACCAACACTTATTTAAGGTTACATCAGAGAATTACCCAAAATGGTTTTATTATTTTTGGACAAAATATCACTTGGAGAATTTTATTACCATTGCTGAAAGTAAAGCAACAACTATGGGACATATAAAAAGAAAAGATCTATCAGCATCAATGGTCGTCGTTCCTCCTTGTAATGTTTTAGAAGAAATGAACAAGAGTATGTCACCAATCATCAACAAAATCATTATAAATAATCGTCAAATCCGCACATTAGAACAACTTCGTGATACTTTGCTTCCAAAATTAATGAGTGGGAAAGTGAGGGTAAAAAAGTAA
- a CDS encoding abortive infection family protein, whose product MEDKISPKYLMNLISKIEKEIWEQFASYKNVRFYIEKWYKSEGLWENFHVFEKENGEIDLSTTLHSIDDETLIKMAIDLGIETPGFLPSIPGFKNVLKEGYHSAFESFEKAIKEVPNNPDIAIGLANSTLESIIKEILQRLEMNKDSINNETLYKLTIDILKKIKLYPANVPPEIKKIGSSLLNIAKEIESLRSNKTDFHGKTSSDYKITDPLYAYFIVNAVSTVGLFLDNFYRINFLQNNILEIGDDDIPF is encoded by the coding sequence ATGGAAGATAAAATTTCTCCCAAATACCTGATGAATTTAATTTCAAAAATTGAAAAGGAAATATGGGAACAATTTGCAAGCTATAAAAATGTGAGATTTTATATTGAAAAATGGTATAAAAGTGAAGGGCTCTGGGAGAATTTTCATGTTTTTGAAAAAGAAAATGGTGAAATAGATCTATCAACAACTTTACACAGCATAGATGATGAAACTCTAATAAAAATGGCTATCGATCTTGGCATTGAAACTCCGGGATTCCTTCCTTCAATTCCAGGATTTAAGAATGTGCTAAAGGAAGGATATCATTCCGCTTTTGAATCATTTGAAAAAGCGATCAAAGAGGTACCTAATAATCCGGATATTGCAATAGGATTGGCGAATTCGACGCTTGAAAGCATAATCAAAGAAATTCTGCAACGCTTAGAAATGAACAAAGACAGCATTAACAATGAAACTCTTTATAAATTAACTATAGATATTCTAAAGAAAATCAAGCTTTATCCTGCAAATGTGCCTCCTGAAATAAAGAAGATAGGAAGTTCGTTACTGAATATCGCTAAAGAAATAGAGAGTCTAAGAAGCAACAAAACTGATTTTCACGGGAAAACATCTTCTGATTATAAAATTACCGATCCTTTATACGCATATTTTATAGTTAACGCAGTTAGCACAGTTGGACTTTTTCTCGATAATTTTTATAGAATCAATTTTTTACAAAATAACATATTGGAAATTGGAGATGATGATATACCCTTTTAA